A stretch of the Saprospiraceae bacterium genome encodes the following:
- a CDS encoding T9SS type A sorting domain-containing protein, with protein MDALNYEKIKLRLAFYFVSIFLVTSNLSAIGPCDAIKFTLEKYQPCCYRLHVDNSLIECYNQLRLTIDQGTYTSFKANTASGWTISQITASEILMTHNTGQIPFGNSIPGTFCLEPGFDPLLSITWDNTCDLLGCFFEIPINGCTIVADACITGVKYRECDQAAYSNQTLLPNFIINLFDDRGLFIASAVTDSTGEYSFCDLAPGNYVVREVSQAGWTPNQPSSGQHAVTLLQSEIVTRNFGNCPVCSCDSIFVDLVEDGGEPDSCSYTLVIQNTGGYCFQNINFRSTSVKGSKSNTDDRILAPGWTINKIDSQNLVLIPPGGYIPSGISYPLKLYIGSGEVFIKATTYYSIGGNQQECSKDFSLICPRIKPTSCCPDRTIQGVNLVSNGNFEAPGTGPVGFTDCFPWFIPGSATSVGSYSVLQSNQVFAANTQWACTEHTTSAVTGKMLIVDGQNSTCNFVWQEMVTVIPGLQYEFCAFVNNLVIPTKNYDDPIIELWINNVQVQTITLAESPDQWQSLNALWSSGTSTTAVLQIRLGSPNIVGNDFAVDDISFSSCVKDTCVCGPFDLQYSIGRGPLLPYDCGDTLYVPSSTAIVPIHFLSLFSCLGSDCPQATVDLILTGPPGFIPITISGVPANPDFIIPFTNATFSIAGLYSLTINGHCGTNICPCTIYFKADGHDCCSNQFDFELGIANAVTITSDSFKCKATFNIGNLAKCDTIGPIFWGDGTSSTGPFVAGAMPMHTYIGNGTYNISWTATEYDYSVMPPRKCFEKVFRDSIKLVCDTCKCKSFSSVFFYNPFWSGFNVITNCNDTSMVQLPCNNAGPTTIGVHGTLNCNAINCFSDSIHWQITELASGIPIASSIASHYFHIPNDKVEFELQLSSSLFHAGVIYSLQLFGQCGSDPCYCKINFSIVPCLCSCELLEEDVNQGFYVSGNHLSCNRTFKPIALCSDDKVAWEITPAISPVPGNSLGHNSQVIQFANSGIYKVCMNVTRINPNTMDTCRYEYCRKVTVNCLPNPSLSICDSNAVKNGDFSEGLVKGLLSKSKLAKSRGKIANWELFPNDGDGLVFVSDSTGASDDGSIILVGSKNNFAGIWQQVDLGVDSFVNIGFDYFDYRRSRLLNHLLAREIVFRLQNDSTLNSSSSIELFRKAMKDKRDEKERSYQRFDTTLKFQYNPEFKYLVICLQDQNDSVSSVIGLDNIELCTSEVPLNTYSEQFGKLRIYPNPSTGNFIIEMQLAAKSGSKFRIMDLNGRMIIEKQTVIGNQIQNIDASSLASGFYFLQFISEGKIIAVEKLMKQ; from the coding sequence ATGGATGCACTAAATTATGAAAAAATCAAGCTGCGACTTGCTTTTTATTTTGTGTCGATTTTTTTAGTAACAAGCAATCTTTCAGCAATAGGGCCGTGCGATGCCATAAAATTCACTTTGGAAAAATATCAGCCTTGTTGTTACCGCCTCCATGTCGATAATTCATTAATTGAATGCTACAATCAACTTCGGTTAACAATTGATCAGGGGACCTATACCAGTTTCAAGGCAAATACCGCTTCTGGCTGGACGATTAGCCAAATTACTGCTTCCGAAATTCTAATGACTCATAATACTGGACAAATACCTTTTGGGAATAGTATACCTGGCACATTTTGTTTGGAGCCTGGCTTTGATCCCTTGTTGTCTATCACTTGGGATAATACCTGTGACTTGCTGGGTTGCTTTTTTGAAATCCCAATTAACGGGTGCACTATAGTCGCAGATGCCTGCATCACTGGTGTAAAATATCGAGAATGTGATCAAGCAGCTTATTCAAATCAAACCCTTTTACCAAATTTTATTATTAACCTCTTTGATGACAGAGGACTCTTTATCGCTTCTGCTGTAACAGATTCCACTGGAGAATATTCATTTTGTGATTTAGCTCCGGGAAATTATGTTGTAAGGGAAGTAAGTCAAGCTGGATGGACTCCAAATCAACCTTCATCTGGTCAACATGCAGTTACATTATTGCAATCAGAAATTGTAACCCGAAATTTTGGAAATTGTCCTGTATGTTCTTGTGATTCAATTTTTGTGGATCTTGTTGAAGATGGTGGCGAACCAGATTCTTGTTCTTATACGCTAGTCATCCAAAATACAGGAGGCTATTGTTTTCAAAATATTAATTTTCGAAGTACATCAGTTAAGGGTTCCAAATCTAACACGGACGATAGAATATTGGCACCAGGTTGGACAATAAATAAAATTGATTCTCAAAACCTGGTACTTATTCCACCTGGAGGTTATATCCCTAGCGGAATTTCTTATCCTTTAAAACTTTATATTGGTAGTGGAGAAGTTTTTATAAAAGCAACAACTTATTATTCTATTGGTGGCAATCAGCAAGAATGTAGCAAAGATTTTTCATTGATATGCCCAAGAATAAAACCAACATCTTGTTGCCCCGACAGAACCATTCAAGGTGTTAATTTAGTAAGTAATGGCAATTTTGAAGCACCAGGGACTGGACCCGTTGGATTTACAGATTGTTTTCCTTGGTTTATTCCCGGAAGTGCTACTTCAGTTGGAAGTTATTCTGTGCTTCAAAGCAATCAAGTATTTGCTGCAAATACACAATGGGCATGCACAGAGCATACAACAAGTGCAGTGACAGGCAAAATGTTAATTGTAGATGGCCAAAATTCAACTTGCAATTTTGTATGGCAAGAAATGGTGACTGTAATACCTGGATTGCAATATGAATTTTGTGCATTTGTGAATAATCTGGTTATCCCAACTAAAAACTATGATGACCCCATCATTGAACTTTGGATAAATAATGTACAAGTTCAAACCATTACATTAGCTGAATCGCCTGATCAATGGCAATCACTAAATGCTTTATGGTCGTCTGGAACAAGTACAACCGCAGTTTTGCAAATAAGACTTGGATCGCCAAATATAGTGGGAAATGATTTTGCTGTTGATGATATCAGTTTCAGCTCCTGTGTTAAAGATACCTGTGTATGCGGGCCCTTTGATTTACAGTATAGTATTGGGCGTGGACCACTTTTGCCATATGATTGTGGAGATACATTATACGTACCATCGTCAACAGCCATTGTGCCCATCCACTTTTTATCTTTATTTTCTTGTTTGGGATCAGATTGTCCACAAGCCACCGTCGATTTAATTCTTACCGGGCCACCCGGATTTATTCCAATAACAATTTCAGGTGTACCAGCTAATCCGGATTTCATTATTCCATTTACCAATGCTACTTTTTCAATTGCAGGACTTTATTCACTCACAATTAATGGACACTGTGGTACCAATATTTGTCCATGTACCATTTATTTCAAAGCTGATGGACATGATTGTTGTTCTAATCAATTTGATTTTGAATTGGGAATTGCGAATGCTGTTACCATAACTTCGGATTCTTTTAAATGCAAAGCAACGTTCAATATCGGTAACTTAGCTAAATGCGATACTATTGGACCCATATTTTGGGGAGATGGTACTTCATCAACAGGACCTTTTGTTGCAGGTGCTATGCCGATGCATACCTATATAGGTAATGGAACTTATAACATTAGTTGGACAGCAACAGAATATGATTATTCTGTAATGCCGCCCAGAAAATGTTTTGAAAAAGTTTTCAGGGATTCGATTAAACTAGTATGTGATACATGTAAATGCAAATCATTTTCCTCCGTATTTTTTTATAATCCATTTTGGTCGGGATTTAATGTGATTACCAATTGTAATGATACATCGATGGTACAATTGCCTTGTAATAATGCCGGACCGACTACAATTGGTGTTCATGGTACTTTGAACTGCAATGCAATCAATTGTTTTAGTGATTCTATTCATTGGCAAATAACAGAATTAGCTTCTGGCATACCTATAGCTTCCAGCATTGCTTCACATTATTTTCATATTCCAAATGATAAAGTGGAGTTTGAATTACAACTAAGTTCAAGCTTGTTTCATGCGGGTGTAATATATAGTTTGCAATTATTTGGACAATGTGGATCAGATCCATGTTATTGTAAAATTAACTTCTCGATTGTTCCATGCCTTTGTTCTTGCGAATTATTGGAAGAAGATGTAAATCAAGGTTTTTATGTAAGTGGAAATCATTTAAGCTGCAATCGAACTTTTAAACCAATAGCCCTTTGCTCCGACGACAAGGTTGCCTGGGAAATTACTCCAGCAATTTCACCAGTTCCAGGAAATTCTCTAGGTCACAATAGTCAGGTGATTCAGTTTGCAAATTCTGGAATTTATAAGGTATGCATGAATGTCACGCGAATAAATCCCAATACCATGGATACGTGCAGGTATGAGTATTGCAGGAAAGTAACAGTCAATTGTTTACCCAACCCATCCTTGAGTATTTGTGATTCCAATGCGGTTAAAAATGGTGATTTTAGTGAAGGGCTTGTCAAAGGACTGTTGAGCAAAAGTAAATTAGCAAAAAGCCGGGGTAAAATAGCTAATTGGGAATTATTTCCAAATGATGGAGATGGATTGGTTTTTGTGTCTGATAGTACGGGGGCCTCAGATGATGGGAGCATAATACTTGTGGGTAGTAAAAATAATTTCGCAGGAATCTGGCAACAAGTCGATTTAGGAGTTGATAGTTTTGTCAACATTGGTTTTGATTATTTTGATTACCGAAGAAGTAGATTGTTAAATCACCTTTTAGCTAGGGAAATTGTTTTTCGTTTACAAAATGATTCTACCCTAAATTCAAGTAGTTCTATAGAATTATTTAGAAAAGCTATGAAAGATAAGCGAGATGAAAAGGAAAGGAGTTATCAGCGATTTGATACTACATTAAAATTTCAATATAATCCTGAATTTAAGTACCTGGTCATTTGCCTCCAAGATCAAAATGATTCGGTAAGCTCTGTAATCGGACTTGACAATATTGAGTTGTGCACTTCTGAAGTTCCACTTAATACCTATTCAGAACAATTCGGGAAATTGCGAATTTATCCAAACCCCAGCACTGGAAATTTTATTATTGAAATGCAACTAGCAGCCAAATCCGGATCGAAATTCCGAATTATGGATTTAAATGGAAGAATGATAATTGAAAAACAGACTGTCATTGGCAATCAAATTCAGAATATCGATGCAAGCAGTTTGGCTTCTGGATTTTATTTTTTACAGTTTATTTCTGAAGGCAAAATAATAGCTGTTGAAAAATTGATGAAGCAGTAG